In one Methanomassiliicoccales archaeon genomic region, the following are encoded:
- a CDS encoding response regulator — MSDNRLEVLIVEDNPGDAYIIKELLKDLKLNLNITLAEDGQEAVNFLKAKRNGTPGLVILDLNLPKINGFEVLSFMKSSQQLATIPVVVMTGSLRREDEQKSRELGAADYCIKPATVEEMERSEMCLRAHLEPLSRQRENKSGNGPSVRVSHHDYCSPGRDCRAPTPKCDRFVVDAYENGPWTPWR; from the coding sequence ATGAGCGACAACAGACTGGAAGTATTGATCGTCGAGGACAACCCGGGTGACGCTTACATCATCAAGGAGTTGCTCAAAGACCTGAAACTGAACCTGAACATCACCTTGGCGGAGGATGGCCAGGAGGCCGTCAACTTCCTGAAGGCAAAACGAAACGGAACGCCGGGACTGGTCATCCTGGACCTCAACCTGCCCAAGATCAATGGCTTCGAAGTGCTTTCGTTCATGAAGTCCTCGCAGCAGCTGGCGACGATCCCGGTGGTGGTCATGACCGGTTCGCTGAGAAGGGAGGACGAGCAAAAATCCCGTGAACTGGGCGCCGCTGATTACTGCATCAAGCCGGCCACGGTCGAGGAGATGGAGCGGTCGGAGATGTGCCTAAGGGCCCACCTGGAACCGCTATCACGGCAGAGGGAGAACAAAAGCGGTAACGGGCCTTCGGTCAGGGTCAGCCATCATGATTATTGCTCGCCTGGAAGGGATTGTAGGGCACCGACTCCGAAATGCGACAGGTTCGTCGTCGATGCATATGAGAATGGACCTTGGACCCCGTGGAGATAG